The following nucleotide sequence is from Cyclobacteriaceae bacterium.
TATAACTCTGATCCTCTTCATGAATTGACGGCAGCAAAATTTGCCAGAAGTTTCATTCCAAACTTATGACTTTTTTCAGGGTGGAATTGTACCCCGGCAATATTGCCGCGCTCCATTCCTGCAACAAACTGATATCCATACTCGGCATGAACCAACGCATCAGAAGAATCTGCTAATGACGGATGATAAGAATGCACAAAATAGAATCTTGGATGATCATACATCTCTTTGAAAAGCTTTGATTCCTTGGCAGGCACTACATCTGTCCAGCCCATATGAGGGATCTTTAATCCCGCTGGAATTAGTTTCTGATTAAACTTAATGATCCTTCCCTTGATCCAACCCAGTCCGGGAAGTTGACCTTCATCACTGCCTTCCATCAACAACTGCATTCCAACACACACACCCAGTACCGGAACTTTCTCCTGAATCGCTTTATCATTGAGAACAGGAAGCAATCCTGAGCTGGTGAGTTTTGCCACACATGTATCAAAGGCACCTACTCCTGGAAGAATGATCTTACTTGCCTTACCAATAACAGTTTCATCTGAACTTATGACCGACGGCACTCCTATTTTCTTCAGCATGTTCTGCATCGAAGCAAGGTTCCCTACACCATAATCAATGATCGTCAGCATTATGCGATACCAAAAATTTTACAAAATCTGCTCAAGGTCATCGCCCTGAAGTAGATCGGTTCGTATCCAAGCGTTCCGTCAATAAACCGGTCAAACCGTTTTAATAGTTCGTCGGAGAAGATGCCAGTGGTTTTTACAATGTTTAATAAATCCTGGCGCACCTTCTCTTTGTTCTCCTTTATCCAAACTTCATCCGGAGCGACGAATCCCATTTTGTCTTTGCGTGTCCTGATTGATTCCGGCAGTTCATAGATTGCGTCACGCAATACCGCTTTTGTATATCCGTCCCGGATCTTATATGACGAAGGCAAACCAATAACATATTCCACAAGACGATGGTCCAGGAACGGAAGTCTTGACTCGATCGAAAACAACATGGAGTTCCTGTCTTCCGAATGCAATTGATATGGTATACTGGATTGCTCTATCTCCGTAATGCTCAGATTTCGAATGTCGTTCTCTTTTAGTTCCACTTTTGCCGAGCGAGCTATCGTCCGCCATTCATTGCTCAACCACGGGTATTGCGACCGGCCAGATATTCTTTTCAGAAAATTCAAGGCCCGGAAAAAGTATGCTGTTTTAATAAAGGATTTCAATTCCGCCGTCACCGTAGTCTGTTTGTGAGCAGCTTTATTTTTCAACAGACTATATGCTTCACCCCAGTGCACTGACCGTATCAGTTCCTTCATCCGTACAATAAAAAACTCTCCGTATCCGCACAGGTACTCGTCGGAACCCTGCCCATCCTGCATTACAATCATGCGATTCTCCCGTGCTTTCTGAAAAACTTTGAATTCAGAATAGTGAGATGCAGATCCAAAGGGCTGATCCTGGTGATACAGCATTTTGTCCATATCGCCTTCATCTATCAGGTGGTTCAGGTCGGGATACACCTTTAATGATTTGAAGCCCGTTGATAACGTTATTTCATCACTAAAGCGTTGCTCATCATAGCGCTTGTCGCTATAACATGATGTGATGGTGGAAAAGTCGGCGTTTGCCATTTTGTCTCCGTGTATGATACCGACAATAGATGAACTGTCAATACCGCCAGACAAACAACTTCCAACTGTGACGTCTGACCTCATTCGGATCTTCACACTATCTATGAAAAGCTCACGCACTTTTCCGACAGCCGTTTCAAAATTGTCGTTGACTTTTTTCGATGCCGCATTGAGATTATACCATTGTTGAATTTCAATTTTGCTTGTTGAAAGATCATATTTCAGGTAGTGGCCTGGTCTGAGTTCATTTACTCCCTTGAAAAAAGTTTCCTCAGAATAGTTCAATAATCCGCGCGTCAAAAAATTTACAGCAACTGGTCTGTTTAAAACTGCTTTGAACTCTGACACTGCCGTGAATTGCTTGATCTCGGATCCCGCAAGAAAATAACTTTCTGTCTGAGTAAAGTAGAGTGGCTTTATTCCGAAATGATCCCTGCTCAGGATAAGTTCATTCCTGGACGCATCAGCGATAGCAAATGCCCACATTCCGTTGAATCTCGAAAAGCAATCAACTCCCCACTGCGCATAGGCCGAGAGAATCACTTCTGTATCCGATCCTGAACTAAATGAGTGTCCGAATGCTTTTAACTCTTCGCGTAACTCAATGTAGTTGTATATCTCACCATTGTATGTCAACGTGAGATCCCGTCTGGTCATAGGCTGGTGCCCTGCAGCGCTCAGATCCAGAATGGAGAGCCGTCGGTGACCAAAAGCGAAATTTTCACCCAGAAAGAAACCTTCGTCGTCGGGACCGCGATGGTTAACCCGGTCATTCATATCCTTTACTAGCTTCTGGCGTACGTTATTTTCCGACCCACCTACAATGACGCTAATACCACACATTCATCAAGGATTAAGATATTTAGCTTTAAAAGACTCAAACATTTCATGTGGAATGAATCCATTGTACTCAAACTTGTTTTGATACAATAAAAACTTCTTTCGCACCCTTTCATCTTTAAATTCCTTTACCAGTTCGGCAGGGTTTCCGGATATTACACAATAACCTTCCGGAAATGATTTTGTGACAACGGACCCGGCTGCTACCGTTGTAAAATCACCGAGAACAACTCCCGGATGAATAATTGAGCCCATGCCAATTCGTGAATATTTTCCAATCCGAATCTCACTTAAAATATGGTCTCTTATATCAAGCATAAAGTGATTTGCACTCAGTATTCCAACATTAGATGCTATCTGGACATAATCGTCGATGTATACTTTTCCAAGGGCGAGAATATAACATCCTGGAGATATTCCAGGCGCCGCATCTATGCCTACGTGAACATTTCTCCAGCTTCCGATCACCGTGGACGTTTTATGAATTGGCCAGTACGGACCACTTTCTGGTCCCAGAATTCTGTTTCTGAACCATTGACGGAAGAATATCGGACTTTCGTTCGTCGACGTTTCATATACAGGTTTGAAAAGTGGAAATGTCCTGATTATCCACTGATAAAACCGGCCGTAAAACAAAAAGATATAAATTCTTAGAGGAATACGTAACAAAAAAACCAGCATACTATTTGGATACAGATTGAAGGTGATCGATTATATCATTAACGTTTTTTATTTTGAACATCGCATCAATCGGAAATTCTACACCAAATTCCTCCTCAATTGCAGCCATCAGGGATAAATTATTGATAGAATCCCAATTCTCAACATTATTCGGACTTGATTCAAGGGTTATCACCAACGATTCATTCTCAAACTCTTTCTCGAAAATTTTTTGAATCTGCTGTAACATTTCCTGTTTAGTTTTCATAACATCATCATTTATATTTAATGTATAGTTCGTGTATCATCGTATCCTGAAACCCAATTGAGCGGTACAGGTTTTGCCCTTCTTTGGTTGACTGAAGAACACAGTTACGTATTCCCTTATTTTGCATCAACCTGAATGAGAAATTCATGAGTTGCTTCCCAAATCCTTTGCCCTGAAATTCTTTATCTACGCACACCATGAAGACCCCTGCAACACCATTGGGATCATAGTAAATCAACGTACTTCCGATAATCTGTTCATTGAGAATAAGTGAAATCAGTTGACATCCGTTATCTCTTAAAAAGTCAAACATTTTAATATTCAACTGCCCACGGTTGAATAAATGAGTGCTTACAAAATTCAACCATTGCGTCGCCGTTTGTTCGTCATTCACCAACGAAAATTTCAGAATAGGATCGGTCTCATAACGTTGCAAGGATGAAATACCGATGGTCATTCCCTGCCACTGGTACAATTTTATCCATCCATTCCCAGCCGCGTTTGCCTGAAAATCCGGATCAGAAGGAAGTAGCAACATCGCACGTTTATCACTTTTTCTATACTGACCGAGAAAAGTCGTTAGCCTTTCATTGGAAAGTCCAAAATAATCATCGATCCACATCGCATTCGGCCAGATTGAGTTTCTTCCTTTGCAATGGGTAATAAATTCATTTTTTAAATATTCACCGATCTCAGAATTCTGACCAATAAGCGTGTAAAAAGATGTCAGGTTTTCGAACTCAGGCTTAGATATGTCCATTCTCGATCATTGCCTTAAGTTTCGAACGATCTACTTTCCCACTCGTGGTGATCGGTAAATTTTCAATTTCAATTACACGACTTGGAATCATATATGCAGGCAAAGAAGCCTTTAATGATCCAATAACATCATGACCATCCAATTTCTGATCGGTAACTACGAATAGCTCAATCAAGCCATTCTTATTTGCACAAGCGATAGCAAAGGAAACGATGTTGAATTTTATGCGTACAACACTTTCAATCTCGCTTAACTCCACCCTGAACCCCTGTATCTTCACCTGATTGTCAAACCTTCCGCAATAGAAGATATCACCATCCTCATCCTTGTAAGCCATGTCACCGGATTTGTAAAATATTTCCGTCTGGTTACCTGAGGCGAACTTTACAAAAGACTGGTCATTTTTTTCCTTGTTATTCAAATAGCCTCGCGTCAACTGACTGCCTCCGATCATCAACTCAGCCTTTTCATTTAATGCTGCTATTTCGCCCTTCTCATTCAGAAGAACCAGTGAAACGGCGCCCATTGGTTTGCCAATCGCCAGCATTCCGTTATACTCCTTAGGGTTATTCAAATCACATTTATAGTAGCTACAATAAATAGTGGTTTCAGTAGGACCATAAAAATTATACAAATCAGCATTGCGAACACATGGCCTCCAGAGATTCAGCAATGTTATCATAGTGGCTTCACCAGTGAGAATAGAAATTCTCACATGATCAAAGCGCAATGATTTCAAATAACCCTTACCAAGATTAATCACTGACGGCACCATTTGAATGATGGTCAATTTGTATTGATTTATAATTCTCAATACCTGAAGACTCCTAATCCCTTCACTTGAAACAGTGTAGACACAGGCACCGTGGAGAAGAGGAACAAGGAAGGAAGAGATCGATACATCAAATGTGAGCTCAAACATCTGAAGACATCGGTCATCGGCCCTAACGTGGATCCCGGCCTCCTCAAAGTTTTTTACGAATTCTTCCAGATTTCCTACTGTGATCGGCACACCCTTTGGAACACCCGTACTCCCTGAGGTAAAAAGCATGTAGGCCAGCCTTTCGTTCTTGTCATCGACTGAAAACTCACCTGACTTGCTACGATCCAGGATAGCAGGATTCAGAATTTTAAAATCAGCATACTCACCTGCATTACTCAGATTTGAAGCTATGATGAGATTAGTACCGGCTTCTTTTAATATCGATTTATTACGTTCCAACGGGTTGTGAAGGCCCAGCGGTATATAGGCATTGCCCGAAAACCAAATTGCAAGTAAAGACGCGTACGTACTTAGTTCATCTGTTCCAACAACTGCTATGGTGCTGTCAGTGATTCCCTGATCATGAATTCCATTGAGAATCACTTTAACTTCTTCCGCGAGCTCACCGTAGGTATAAAATTTATCACCGATACAAAATGCCTGGTTATCGCTGTAGACTGTTAGTGAACGCTGCAAGTTTTTTAACAAACTCATGATTACCTATTTACTTACGAAAGGATTCTCGCTTAACGGCAAGCGATATGGATTTACAGGCGAATATCCACCAAGCGGATTTATTTTCAATGGCTTTCTCCGAACCAGGAAATAGTACTTAAGAGGAATATGAAATTCAGAATGCAATCGATAGGCACGCTTAAAGTAACCTTTGAGAGTCGACTTTATTATGATCTTGGTAAGCGAAAGAAAGAGATTACCTGCGGCCAAATCTTTCTCTTCCTTCGTGAGGGGGCAAGTTTCAAGTCGGAGAAATTCAAATTTCAATTGAAAGCTCTCGATCACTCCCATCACGGAATTTCCCCATACCTGTGATGCCTGGCCCGGTGTTTCCCTCCACCAGGTTGCGCCATCATTTACCAGGAGACTTGGATATTTTGCTGCGATCTTATAGCGAATAAAATCATCACCTATCTTATGAGTGGCAGAAAGTCCTCCCTCTGCTTTCAAAACGCTGGCCCTGAATAATACATTTGAGAAGGCTGTGCCCAAAAAACCATGTCCGAAATACTCCCCCAGATAAAATTGCTTCGGCGTGAGTATGACTGGAAAGAAAATATCATTCCTGAACCAGGTCATTAGTGCCATTGCGCACGACGGAAAAGCATGAAGCATCCTCACCAGAAACTCCAGGCCATGTGGATATATCAGATCATCACCATCGATGAAAATGATGTATGATCCTTTTGCCAGGGATATTGCCTTGTTCCTGTTTGGATATTCTCCAAGATTAATTTCGTTTCTATAGCGAACAATTCTTGAATCCTCAAAACTCTCTATCAATTCCCATGTGCTATCCGTCGAAGCATCATCACCAATAATTAATTCAAAATTGGTATAACTGGAAGCGAGCACGCTTTCAATTGACTCTACAACATACCTTGCCGAATTATATGTTACAGTAATTACCGAAACAAGCGGAGTGCTCAATGATTATTGATAAGTATACTGATTCAGATAAAACTTTCTGATATTATCTCTGTATGCTGAAAAGCTATAGTACTTTGCACACATGTCAAATTGATTTTTATGCGCCGAAGTATAAGCAACAGAGTTATCAAGCCCTTTTATTACTTCAACAATACGGGCATTGAGATCATCATAACTTGAAAATATCCCATTAAGATTTTTAAAATCCTCGGTAAAAAAATCCTCATTATAAACAGCGAATCCAAAAGAGCCGCTGAAAACAGGCTCCACAAGGTAACCATCAAGTCCTTCTCCAAAAGTCAATGCCCATTTTGCATTTGCAATAGTTTGTTTGAACACATCGTGAGTCAACCCTTGCAAAGTGATCACTTCAAGATTCGTATTTTGCCTTAACGTCGTCAATACTCTTTCCTTGTCGGAATTGCCATCTGGAGAAACAACGATAATCTCCTTCTTCTCTGAATAATCCTTGTAGATGTACTGCTCTGGACTTACCCAAGTAGAAAAGAGGTGCAGTGGCATGCCAAAATGTTTCCTGTAAAAAAGATTACAGTACTTCACGTGTGCCGCTGTCATAGTCATTTTCGTTGCGATGCCTTTGATCTGACTCAGCACCTCCAGTGTTGGCATCAGAAGAATATTCGCATTCACAATGTTAATGTGAACACTCTCCATCTCTGACAACCATTCTTTTTCATTTGTAAAAAGTCTATCCAGAAAGGGTTTAGCCAGATCATCCGGCAGGTGAATGATAATGTGCTTAACACTTTTAAAATAACCTACCACCTGTTCGAAACTGTAGAGTTCTGTATCATTTGCAAAATTCACATGCTTCAGCAAAAGAAACTCACGTGGAAACGTGCACATCACTGTTTGGGCGCGGTGAACGTCATAAAGCTTTGCAGTCTCTTCACAAAGTGATACCAGAGAGATCACGCCTCCAGAAATAGTTTCCTTTAATGTACTTCTGTCAGCACCGGGTACAAAAAAAATGATAAGACTATCTGCAGTCTTGTCATACCGCGCAATATTCCTTCCCTGTTCCTTACGGATCGTCTTTTCCCGGAAAAAGTTTGTCCTCGCTTCAGGATATTTAATCAGACGAAAGAGCTCCTTCATCCAATGAGGAAGCAATTTTCTTAAACTCAAAAACACGATGTTGTTTCTATCACCTTGCTTTACGCTTTCTTCTCCATTCTCTTCAATGGATTGCCCACATAAACACCTTCTGTGTCGATGCTCTTTACGACAACACCCCCCATTCCAATGGTGACATTGCTGCAGATGGTGATCTTCTCTCTTACAGATGCATTCGTGCCGAAATAAACAAAATCTCCAAACGTACAGTTGCCGCTGATATTGACCGCAGGGGTGGTTGTAAAAAAATCCCCTATGTTGCAATCATGCCCGATCGTTGTATGAAGATTTAAATGAGCATGCTTTCCAATTTTTATATTACAGGTAAGGATTACCCCCGCCGTGATAATACTTCCCTCTCCGATCTCTACCCATTTTGATTTCACAACTGTGGGATGGATAATGGTTGCAAAGGTTGTGTTGGCAGGCAATGCTTCCACCATCTTCTTTCTGATTTGAGGATCACCAATGGCTATCACAACATCATATTTGGCAGGATCGAATTGTGAAAGCGGAATGACATCAGCACCCAGAATTTTTTTCTCCTTTATATGTTCGTCAGGCCCCATAAAGCAAGCCACATCTTCGATCTTCGTTTCTGAAGGAAGCGTGTCCATTAAACAACATAACGTTTCGCGGCCAAAGCCACCAAAGCCCAGGATGCATATCTTTTTTCTGAAGGTTGTCATGATAATAAATAATTAATTGTTACATGATTTTTCCATCATAGGATAATCCCTTGATCTTATTATCCCAAAGCAGTAATGACTTATACCACTGCAGTGTATAACATGTCGGATCATCCGGATCGAGTATTCCTCTCTCCAACGCTTGCTTAATCTCAACGATACCTTCATGCACCTGGATCTTCGGTTTGAAACCCAATGCTTTCTCTACTTTATCAAAACTTACGTTGTACGTCCGCTTGTCAACATCATCCGGGATCACATGGATCTTTACATTCGGGATCACATCCAGTACAAACTGAGCGAGTTGCTTGATCTGATAATTCAGTTCAGAGCTTCCGATATTAAATGTTTCACCGCCCACTTTATCTGCCGGAGATTCCAACATCAGTGCAAAAGCAGCTACCACATCGTTCACATGCACGAACGGGCGCCATTGCTCTCCTCCTCCCATCACATAAATCACACGCTCCCGCCACGCACGAAGGGTCATAATATTGATCGCCAAATCAAATCGCATGCGCGGAGCCAGACCAAAGATTGTTGCATTTCGCAGAATAACTGTACAGAAGTCTTTTGAGAAAAGCTCCGCCAGCACTTTTTCGATTGCTACTTTGCTCTTGGCATATTCAGTTTGTGGTGACAAAGGATCCGTCTCCTTAAGAGCTCCTTTAGAACCCGCACCATACACACTTGCCGAGCTGGCGTAGATATATCTTGCTACTCCGTTCTTCTTCGCCTCACGCGCAAAACGCTCAGACCCTTTATAGTTGATGGATATCGTCAACTCAGGATCAATTTCGGCCGAAGCATCATTGCTCAACCCTGCCAGATCAATCACTGCATACACATCTTTAAAGATGGAAGTGCTGCAGTACCGTATATCCTCTTTCAGTATAGTTAGATTGGGATGCTTCGCCATTTCCCCCAACTTATCCAAGCCAAAGAAAAAACGGTCGAGTGCTATCACCTGAAAGTTTTTGCTCAACAGAACCTGGCACAAAGGAATACCAACATAACCGCCTGCACCTGTTACAATGATCTTTTTCATTTCTATTTTTTAAAATAATTTTCTACAGTGGTAAATAAATATACTAACTCCTCTTCACTCATCACAGTGTGAAGCGGAAGCGATACGATCCTGTCTTTAATACTATTGGTGAGTGAAAGATCCTGCTCGCGATACTTTCCCTTATAAAAATCCAATGTATGATTAGACGTGTAGTAGCGGCGAACAGCAATGTTATTTTTCTGCATGTATTCCACAAACGCTGTTGCCTCTTCCTGAAGCACGATCGGGTAATAGAGATAAGTACACACAACATTCTCCGCGACATGCATGCATTTCAGCTTACCCTTTTCTTCCAGGCCGCCAAAGAATGACCGGTACCTCTTAACATTCTCAAACCTGCTATTGAGGATAAAGTCAACCTTCTCAAGGTTCTTCAATCCAACCAGCGCAGAGATCTCCTGCATTTTTGAATTGAGTCCGGGTACGTCAATATTTCCTCTTATTTTTTCATACTGACCATAATCACGCAAACGAATCAGATAATCCTGGATGGTCTGGTCATTCACAATATTGAGACCGCCCTCCATGGATGTGAATATCTTCGTAGCGTGCAGACTGATCATCTCACTATAGCCGTATGCACATGGGAACTTGTCCTTGAATTTAGATCCAAAAGCAGGGGCATTATCCAGAATTAAAACAAGTTTATTATCATTAGCAAACTTTCCCAGCACCTCAAGGTCAGGTAGATTACCATACGCACCTACGGCGATGATCATTTTGATCTGGGATGAGTCGACTTTAAGTTTCTTTACTGCAAGGGTAAATGTCTCATCAACATCGCAAAAAACTGGCTTGAGATTATTTTGTACAATGGCATTGATTGTCCCAGAAAAAGTAAATGAAGGCACCAGCACTTCGAATGTCTCATGTGGACCAACTCCAAGCTTATGCTTCCATGCCTGTATCAGGTGATACAAACCCATTTCACCATTACAGTAAAGAGTAGGCCGCAACGATGCACCAAAAAAATCCTGAAGCTTTTCTTCGAATTTCCTCACATGAGGAGAATTGTTCGTTACCATACCCGTTTGCAGCACGACTTTTAGCTCTTCAGAAATCTCGTCCAGTGACGGTAGGAAAGGTTTTACTATATTAATATTCATAAATCCTGTTATTATAAGTCAGAGTACTTAGGCTGAATAATTGGCTATGCTCATAAAGTTCTCTCCAAAAGCCCTGACATTTGATTCATACTGTCGCAGGGCGTTTTGTTCAATTTCGAGTTCTGGAAACTGCCTGTCAACATTCTTTTCATATGCTCGCTGCAATACAACAGCAAGATCTTCCGCATTCATAGTCTGAAAGAAATATGGATTATTCGGATCCTGCTCTTTATGAACATCAATATCAGAAAGCACAAGTGCCTTACCTAATGCCTTAGCTTCTTCCACACATGTACTCCATCCCTCATGCATGGAAGGCTGTACCAATAACATCGCCATCCTGTACAGTGCAACCTGATGCTCACGTGGGATAAGACCCAAAAGAAAAAGCTGGCTCCGGATTCCGGTACGGGTTATAATTTGAAGTATTTCATTGGTAAACTCCATTTGAGTGTGATTGACAAGATTGCCCGTGCATACGCAGATAATCACTATACCCTTTTTCCTAAGTATCCCCAGCGCTTCAAATAAAGTTTTATGATTCTTAGTGGCCCCAAACAGATTCGAGACCATGATATATTGCCCCCCAAGACCGTAAGTATCTCTCACCTCCTGAAGGTTTTCATCATTGAGATGTGCCCTGTTAATATAAACGGTGAATGGCATCACATGAGACTTCCCTTTTATTACAGGAAACAATTCAAAGCCTTGCTTTTCGCAATACTTGCTGCTTAGAATAACTTTATCTGTTTCCTTTGCAATAAGGCCTATTACTCTTTCAGCAGCAATGGTAGTTTCCCGGTTATGCCCTTCAGGATAATTGTAATATTGAAAATCAGCGATCCATGATCCGCTATTTAATTGTTTACCACAAGAAGAAAGCGTTGCAGGATAAATAAAATCAAATCCTTGTGACAGGAAATAGTTCTCAGATTGCGGATTAATTCTACCAAACAACTTACGTTGCAAAAACCAATAGATACGATTCGGGAGTGTAAACGCAGGAAGGACTTTTTCCAACGAATGGATGGTCAAACTAATCTTTGTAAAATTCTCAAGATTCTGAAAATGTTGGTGTTGTCTCTTGAAAAGATGAATCTCAAATTCATTTTGATCTGAAATAGTATTTATAGCATGCAAAATATTCGTTACATATTGAATACCTCCTTGCCAGGCTGAATCACCCACCGCCATCAGTGCGATCTTTCTTACCTTTTTCATTCTCTAATCTTTATCAGCCACTCAGCCAATTCCTGTAATCCCTTTGAAACGCTCACCTGTGAATTGAATCCAAGCACCTTTAATTTCGAAATGTCAGCACGCCAGTTTAGTGGATCTCCTGGCCTGACAGTATTATTAAAATAGTATTCTCTGGTACCGTCAAGAGCATGAAGAAAAAGCTCGACAGCTTTTTTGATTGTTGTCTCCTCTCCCGTCGCAAGATTATAAACCTCCCCTTGCATTGGTGCATTTCGCAAGATGCAATCGAGGGCATGAATCATATCATTGATATAAATATAATCCCTGCTTTCATTTCCGGTTCCATGCAATTCTATTGATCCCTTATTACCAAGCGTCTTTTGATAGATATCCCAAAACATCTGCT
It contains:
- a CDS encoding GNAT family N-acetyltransferase, coding for MDISKPEFENLTSFYTLIGQNSEIGEYLKNEFITHCKGRNSIWPNAMWIDDYFGLSNERLTTFLGQYRKSDKRAMLLLPSDPDFQANAAGNGWIKLYQWQGMTIGISSLQRYETDPILKFSLVNDEQTATQWLNFVSTHLFNRGQLNIKMFDFLRDNGCQLISLILNEQIIGSTLIYYDPNGVAGVFMVCVDKEFQGKGFGKQLMNFSFRLMQNKGIRNCVLQSTKEGQNLYRSIGFQDTMIHELYIKYK
- the asnB gene encoding asparagine synthase (glutamine-hydrolyzing) yields the protein MCGISVIVGGSENNVRQKLVKDMNDRVNHRGPDDEGFFLGENFAFGHRRLSILDLSAAGHQPMTRRDLTLTYNGEIYNYIELREELKAFGHSFSSGSDTEVILSAYAQWGVDCFSRFNGMWAFAIADASRNELILSRDHFGIKPLYFTQTESYFLAGSEIKQFTAVSEFKAVLNRPVAVNFLTRGLLNYSEETFFKGVNELRPGHYLKYDLSTSKIEIQQWYNLNAASKKVNDNFETAVGKVRELFIDSVKIRMRSDVTVGSCLSGGIDSSSIVGIIHGDKMANADFSTITSCYSDKRYDEQRFSDEITLSTGFKSLKVYPDLNHLIDEGDMDKMLYHQDQPFGSASHYSEFKVFQKARENRMIVMQDGQGSDEYLCGYGEFFIVRMKELIRSVHWGEAYSLLKNKAAHKQTTVTAELKSFIKTAYFFRALNFLKRISGRSQYPWLSNEWRTIARSAKVELKENDIRNLSITEIEQSSIPYQLHSEDRNSMLFSIESRLPFLDHRLVEYVIGLPSSYKIRDGYTKAVLRDAIYELPESIRTRKDKMGFVAPDEVWIKENKEKVRQDLLNIVKTTGIFSDELLKRFDRFIDGTLGYEPIYFRAMTLSRFCKIFGIA
- the hisH gene encoding imidazole glycerol phosphate synthase subunit HisH, whose product is MLTIIDYGVGNLASMQNMLKKIGVPSVISSDETVIGKASKIILPGVGAFDTCVAKLTSSGLLPVLNDKAIQEKVPVLGVCVGMQLLMEGSDEGQLPGLGWIKGRIIKFNQKLIPAGLKIPHMGWTDVVPAKESKLFKEMYDHPRFYFVHSYHPSLADSSDALVHAEYGYQFVAGMERGNIAGVQFHPEKSHKFGMKLLANFAAVNS
- a CDS encoding glycosyltransferase translates to MKKVRKIALMAVGDSAWQGGIQYVTNILHAINTISDQNEFEIHLFKRQHQHFQNLENFTKISLTIHSLEKVLPAFTLPNRIYWFLQRKLFGRINPQSENYFLSQGFDFIYPATLSSCGKQLNSGSWIADFQYYNYPEGHNRETTIAAERVIGLIAKETDKVILSSKYCEKQGFELFPVIKGKSHVMPFTVYINRAHLNDENLQEVRDTYGLGGQYIMVSNLFGATKNHKTLFEALGILRKKGIVIICVCTGNLVNHTQMEFTNEILQIITRTGIRSQLFLLGLIPREHQVALYRMAMLLVQPSMHEGWSTCVEEAKALGKALVLSDIDVHKEQDPNNPYFFQTMNAEDLAVVLQRAYEKNVDRQFPELEIEQNALRQYESNVRAFGENFMSIANYSA
- a CDS encoding acetyltransferase, with product MTTFRKKICILGFGGFGRETLCCLMDTLPSETKIEDVACFMGPDEHIKEKKILGADVIPLSQFDPAKYDVVIAIGDPQIRKKMVEALPANTTFATIIHPTVVKSKWVEIGEGSIITAGVILTCNIKIGKHAHLNLHTTIGHDCNIGDFFTTTPAVNISGNCTFGDFVYFGTNASVREKITICSNVTIGMGGVVVKSIDTEGVYVGNPLKRMEKKA
- a CDS encoding acyltransferase, whose translation is MFYGRFYQWIIRTFPLFKPVYETSTNESPIFFRQWFRNRILGPESGPYWPIHKTSTVIGSWRNVHVGIDAAPGISPGCYILALGKVYIDDYVQIASNVGILSANHFMLDIRDHILSEIRIGKYSRIGMGSIIHPGVVLGDFTTVAAGSVVTKSFPEGYCVISGNPAELVKEFKDERVRKKFLLYQNKFEYNGFIPHEMFESFKAKYLNP
- a CDS encoding SDR family oxidoreductase codes for the protein MKKIIVTGAGGYVGIPLCQVLLSKNFQVIALDRFFFGLDKLGEMAKHPNLTILKEDIRYCSTSIFKDVYAVIDLAGLSNDASAEIDPELTISINYKGSERFAREAKKNGVARYIYASSASVYGAGSKGALKETDPLSPQTEYAKSKVAIEKVLAELFSKDFCTVILRNATIFGLAPRMRFDLAINIMTLRAWRERVIYVMGGGEQWRPFVHVNDVVAAFALMLESPADKVGGETFNIGSSELNYQIKQLAQFVLDVIPNVKIHVIPDDVDKRTYNVSFDKVEKALGFKPKIQVHEGIVEIKQALERGILDPDDPTCYTLQWYKSLLLWDNKIKGLSYDGKIM
- a CDS encoding acyl carrier protein; this translates as MKTKQEMLQQIQKIFEKEFENESLVITLESSPNNVENWDSINNLSLMAAIEEEFGVEFPIDAMFKIKNVNDIIDHLQSVSK
- a CDS encoding glycosyltransferase family 2 protein gives rise to the protein MSTPLVSVITVTYNSARYVVESIESVLASSYTNFELIIGDDASTDSTWELIESFEDSRIVRYRNEINLGEYPNRNKAISLAKGSYIIFIDGDDLIYPHGLEFLVRMLHAFPSCAMALMTWFRNDIFFPVILTPKQFYLGEYFGHGFLGTAFSNVLFRASVLKAEGGLSATHKIGDDFIRYKIAAKYPSLLVNDGATWWRETPGQASQVWGNSVMGVIESFQLKFEFLRLETCPLTKEEKDLAAGNLFLSLTKIIIKSTLKGYFKRAYRLHSEFHIPLKYYFLVRRKPLKINPLGGYSPVNPYRLPLSENPFVSK
- a CDS encoding AMP-binding protein is translated as MSLLKNLQRSLTVYSDNQAFCIGDKFYTYGELAEEVKVILNGIHDQGITDSTIAVVGTDELSTYASLLAIWFSGNAYIPLGLHNPLERNKSILKEAGTNLIIASNLSNAGEYADFKILNPAILDRSKSGEFSVDDKNERLAYMLFTSGSTGVPKGVPITVGNLEEFVKNFEEAGIHVRADDRCLQMFELTFDVSISSFLVPLLHGACVYTVSSEGIRSLQVLRIINQYKLTIIQMVPSVINLGKGYLKSLRFDHVRISILTGEATMITLLNLWRPCVRNADLYNFYGPTETTIYCSYYKCDLNNPKEYNGMLAIGKPMGAVSLVLLNEKGEIAALNEKAELMIGGSQLTRGYLNNKEKNDQSFVKFASGNQTEIFYKSGDMAYKDEDGDIFYCGRFDNQVKIQGFRVELSEIESVVRIKFNIVSFAIACANKNGLIELFVVTDQKLDGHDVIGSLKASLPAYMIPSRVIEIENLPITTSGKVDRSKLKAMIENGHI